The Sorangiineae bacterium MSr11367 genome window below encodes:
- a CDS encoding TetR/AcrR family transcriptional regulator translates to MAEDDGLRARKKRETRQLISDVATALFIERGFDAVTIAEIAEMANVSKVTVFNYFPRKEDLFFDREQEMRDVACNALARRARGQSPLTVLCDLARELVDGEHPFAKFTDGVSQFWSTVEASPALRARAREMRDEFEADLAAMLADAAGARKDDPAARILAGGVLTGWILAYAEALRRQRRGDAEPKVRATFFKRLERALAIVRNGTKGTPYG, encoded by the coding sequence GTGGCAGAGGACGACGGCCTTCGGGCGAGAAAAAAGCGTGAAACACGTCAGCTCATCTCCGACGTGGCCACGGCGCTTTTCATCGAGCGGGGTTTCGACGCGGTGACCATCGCCGAGATCGCCGAGATGGCCAACGTCTCCAAGGTCACCGTGTTCAACTACTTCCCGCGCAAGGAAGACCTCTTCTTCGACCGCGAGCAGGAGATGCGCGATGTCGCATGCAATGCCCTCGCCCGGCGCGCGCGCGGGCAATCGCCTCTCACCGTTCTCTGCGATCTGGCGCGCGAGCTGGTCGACGGCGAGCATCCGTTCGCCAAGTTCACCGACGGTGTTTCGCAATTCTGGAGCACGGTCGAGGCCAGCCCCGCCCTGCGCGCGCGGGCGCGGGAGATGCGGGACGAGTTCGAAGCCGATCTCGCCGCCATGCTCGCCGACGCGGCGGGGGCGCGGAAGGACGACCCGGCCGCGCGCATCCTCGCCGGCGGCGTGCTGACGGGCTGGATTCTCGCCTACGCCGAGGCCCTGCGCCGCCAGCGCCGGGGTGATGCGGAGCCCAAGGTGCGTGCCACGTTCTTTAAACGACTCGAGCGCGCCCTGGCCATCGTTCGAAATGGCACGAAGGGCACGCCCTACGGGTGA